TGGCTCATTGCACCAGCATCCAGTACGAGCCGGTGGCAGAGATTGGTGGTGGTGCATACGGTACCGTTTACAAGGCCAGGGACACAGAGAGTGGGAAGTTTGTGGCTCTGAAGAATGTGCGTGTCCAGACGGATCAAAACGGCCTCCCGGTTTCCACAGTGAGAGAGGTGGCTCTGTTGAGACGGCTGGAGCAGTTCGACCACCCCAACGTGGTCAGGTAAGGCGGCTTTGCAGCGTTGTGTAGTTTACAACCTCCTGTAACCCCCCTCTGACAGGAGACGCGTTTCTATCCTCAATCACACCAGGCTTATGGACGTATGCGCCACCCAGAGATCAGACCAGGAGACTAAAGTCACTTTAGTGTTTGAGCACGTGGACCAAGACCTGAAAACGTACCTGGAGAAGGCTCCAGCTCCAGGACTGCCTCCAGACCGTGTTAAAGTGAGAACTTGCTGAGTTTATGTTTAAatggtgttattttttttcaaaagcacaAGACTATATAGGATCAAATgaggtgtttttgtttattttatgtgttttaaacctggtgtacatgtttaaatgtttacttTTACGTAGGATTTGATGAGGCAGTTGCTGTGCGGACTTGCATTCCTTCACTCAAACCGCGTGATGCACAGAGACCTGAAACCGGAGAATATTCTGGTGACCAGCCAGGGCCAGGTGAAGCTGGCCGAC
This genomic window from Cololabis saira isolate AMF1-May2022 chromosome 8, fColSai1.1, whole genome shotgun sequence contains:
- the cdk4 gene encoding cyclin-dependent kinase 4; this encodes MAHCTSIQYEPVAEIGGGAYGTVYKARDTESGKFVALKNVRVQTDQNGLPVSTVREVALLRRLEQFDHPNVVRLMDVCATQRSDQETKVTLVFEHVDQDLKTYLEKAPAPGLPPDRVKDLMRQLLCGLAFLHSNRVMHRDLKPENILVTSQGQVKLADFGLARIYSCHMALTPVVVTLWYRPPEVLLQSTYATPVDIWSTGCIFAEMFRRKPLFCGESEMDQLGKIFQVIGLPPEEEWPTDVKISRKNFPPLMARPITDFVPEINELGAQLMLQMLTFDPLKRISALKALEHPYFQDEEESSIQKSS